One Candidatus Acididesulfobacter guangdongensis genomic window carries:
- a CDS encoding TlpA family protein disulfide reductase — MQYKAKQSIKLVIFFAAILIASIYVIKLPNILWGNGSNYSNKTIPLSKTKKLPLAPAFKVKSINYPGLTLTLNKYRGKIVLVNFWATWCPPCRAEIPRLEKFYKSHKKYGFQIIGLSVNNQGSKYVGHFIKTFKGGIITYPVGMADEHIEKEYGNVYEIPQSFIINKKGYVVKHFTGELPQGYLSYEFKKLTENKR, encoded by the coding sequence TTGCAATATAAAGCGAAACAATCCATAAAGCTCGTAATATTTTTTGCTGCTATTTTAATAGCATCCATTTATGTAATTAAACTGCCTAATATATTATGGGGAAACGGCAGTAATTACAGCAATAAAACGATACCGCTGTCAAAGACTAAGAAACTGCCGTTAGCCCCTGCTTTTAAAGTAAAAAGCATTAATTACCCAGGTTTGACGTTAACGTTAAATAAATACAGAGGCAAAATAGTTCTTGTAAATTTCTGGGCAACATGGTGTCCGCCGTGCAGGGCTGAAATACCGAGACTTGAAAAATTTTATAAATCTCATAAAAAATACGGATTCCAAATTATAGGTTTATCTGTAAATAATCAGGGCTCTAAATATGTCGGTCATTTTATCAAAACATTCAAAGGTGGCATAATAACATATCCGGTAGGTATGGCAGATGAACATATTGAAAAAGAATACGGTAACGTTTATGAGATTCCGCAGTCTTTTATTATTAACAAAAAAGGGTATGTCGTTAAACATTTTACCGGAGAATTACCTCAAGGATATTTGAGTTATGAATTTAAAAAATTAACAGAAAACAAACGCTAA
- a CDS encoding inorganic diphosphatase, whose translation MDFEKIEAGDNPPEYINAIIEIPKDGSVKYELDKNSGIMAVDRFLYTAMFYPFNYGFIPKTLAADNDPLDIIVISSMSVVPGCLLKVRVIGMLEMEDENGNDEKIISVPINKIDAGFSDIRDINDVPKVFLDQIRHFFENYKTLEPEKWVKLENFVNKEKATKIVTETMIKYKEKNN comes from the coding sequence ATGGATTTTGAAAAAATTGAAGCAGGCGACAATCCGCCGGAATATATTAACGCAATAATAGAAATTCCCAAAGACGGCAGCGTAAAATACGAACTTGATAAAAATTCCGGCATTATGGCCGTGGACAGATTTTTATATACGGCTATGTTTTATCCTTTTAATTATGGATTTATTCCTAAAACATTGGCGGCAGATAATGATCCGCTGGATATTATCGTTATTTCATCAATGTCGGTCGTGCCCGGCTGTCTTTTAAAAGTGCGGGTCATCGGAATGCTTGAAATGGAAGACGAGAACGGAAACGACGAAAAAATAATATCTGTTCCTATCAATAAAATAGATGCCGGCTTCAGCGATATAAGAGACATAAATGATGTTCCAAAAGTATTTTTAGATCAGATAAGACACTTTTTTGAAAATTATAAGACGCTTGAACCGGAAAAATGGGTTAAATTAGAAAATTTCGTAAATAAAGAAAAAGCTACAAAGATTGTTACGGAAACAATGATAAAATATAAAGAAAAAAATAATTAA
- the sat gene encoding sulfate adenylyltransferase: MALVHPHGKEKILKPLLLSGSELKESKERAGKLNKIEITSRETSDLIMMGIGAFTPLEGFMGKKDWKSVCDDFTMQDGTFWPIPITLSTSKEKSDVIKIGDEVALVDTETSELMGTITVSEKYSIDKAYECQKIFKTTDLEHPGVQKVMAQGEINLAGKVKVFSEGIYPVQFKDVYKRPAETRRIFEEKGWNTVAALQLRNPMHRSHEYLAKIAIEVSDGVLIHQLIGKLKPGDIPAEVRVKAINTLIDKYFVANTCIQAGYPMEMRYAGPREALLHAVFRQNFGCSQLIVGRDHAGVGDYYGPFDAHKIFDEIPKNALELKPLKIDWTFYCRKCDGMASNKTCPHQKEDRLILSGTMLRKLLSEGKDIPDHFSRPEVLAILKDYYSNLSKDENVEVKLHRAAKGELN; the protein is encoded by the coding sequence ATGGCATTAGTTCATCCTCATGGAAAAGAAAAGATTTTAAAACCGCTTCTTTTATCGGGCAGCGAGCTTAAAGAATCAAAGGAAAGAGCCGGAAAGCTGAATAAAATTGAAATAACCTCGCGTGAAACGTCAGATCTTATAATGATGGGTATCGGCGCTTTTACTCCGCTTGAAGGTTTTATGGGCAAAAAAGACTGGAAAAGCGTCTGTGATGATTTTACTATGCAGGATGGAACATTTTGGCCGATTCCTATTACTCTTTCAACATCTAAAGAAAAATCAGACGTTATAAAAATAGGTGACGAAGTTGCTTTAGTAGATACTGAAACCTCTGAACTGATGGGCACTATAACCGTGTCAGAAAAATATTCCATAGACAAAGCATATGAATGTCAAAAAATATTTAAAACTACCGATTTAGAACATCCTGGCGTACAAAAAGTTATGGCTCAGGGAGAAATAAATCTTGCAGGAAAAGTAAAAGTTTTTAGCGAAGGCATTTATCCAGTGCAATTTAAAGACGTGTATAAAAGACCTGCCGAAACAAGAAGGATATTTGAAGAAAAAGGGTGGAACACGGTGGCGGCGCTTCAACTGCGCAATCCAATGCATCGCTCGCATGAATATCTGGCAAAAATTGCCATAGAAGTCTCGGATGGTGTCTTGATACATCAATTGATAGGAAAATTAAAGCCGGGAGATATTCCCGCAGAAGTAAGAGTTAAGGCTATTAATACTTTGATAGATAAATATTTTGTTGCTAATACCTGCATTCAGGCAGGCTATCCCATGGAAATGAGGTATGCAGGACCAAGGGAAGCCTTGCTGCATGCTGTTTTCAGGCAAAATTTCGGATGTTCGCAGTTGATAGTCGGCAGAGACCACGCGGGAGTGGGCGATTATTATGGACCTTTTGACGCACATAAAATATTTGACGAAATACCTAAAAATGCTTTAGAACTCAAACCTTTAAAAATAGATTGGACTTTTTACTGCCGCAAGTGCGACGGAATGGCGTCGAATAAAACCTGCCCGCATCAGAAAGAAGACAGGCTCATACTGAGCGGAACTATGCTCAGAAAGCTTTTATCGGAAGGGAAAGATATACCCGACCATTTTTCAAGACCTGAAGTCCTAGCAATTTTAAAAGATTATTATTCTAATCTCTCAAAAGATGAAAATGTTGAAGTGAAATTGCATAGAGCCGCAAAGGGCGAGTTGAATTAA
- the aprB gene encoding adenylyl-sulfate reductase subunit beta codes for MPSFVIAEKCDGCKGRDKTACQYICPNDLMVLNKDIMKAYNQEAEQCWECYNCVKICPQSAIEIRAYQDFAPMGSSVIPLRGSDSIMWTIKYRNGNLKRFKFPIRTTPEGGIDPYQGISDTNAGDINSDLLCDETGKTLSVPGK; via the coding sequence ATGCCAAGTTTTGTTATTGCCGAAAAATGTGACGGCTGCAAAGGACGGGATAAAACTGCCTGTCAGTATATCTGTCCTAATGATCTTATGGTACTCAATAAAGATATTATGAAAGCGTACAATCAGGAAGCTGAACAGTGCTGGGAATGCTACAATTGTGTAAAAATATGTCCGCAGTCGGCAATTGAAATCAGAGCTTATCAGGATTTTGCCCCAATGGGCTCATCTGTTATTCCGTTAAGAGGTTCAGATTCTATTATGTGGACTATAAAATATCGCAACGGCAATTTAAAACGCTTTAAATTTCCTATAAGAACTACACCTGAAGGCGGGATTGACCCCTATCAGGGAATATCGGATACCAATGCTGGCGATATAAATTCCGATCTTTTATGCGATGAAACAGGTAAAACATTGTCTGTTCCTGGAAAAT